ATATCCGCCAGTACCGCGTGCGCGGGTCGAAGACCCTGAGCGCCGCCGAGGTCCAGAGCGCGGTGTATCCCTACCTCGGCCCGGGACGCCTGCCATCGGACGTCGATCAGGCACGTGCGGCGCTGGAAAAGGCGTATCACGAAAAGGGCTACAAGGCCGTCTCCGTCTTCATCCCCGAGCAGCGCATCCGCCAGGGCATCGTCACCCTGCAGGTGGAGGAAAATCCCGTCGGCCGCCTGCGCGTGCGCGGTGCCCAATTCACCTCGCCCTCCGCTCTCACCCGCCAGGCACCCTCGATGCAGGAGGGCAAGCCGCTCGATTTCACGCGCCTCACCGACGAGGTGATGGCGATGAACCAGCTACCCGGCCGCACCGTTACTCCCTCGCTGAAGCCCGGCGTGGTCCCCGGCACCGTGGACGTGGACCTGGAGGTGAAGGACGAGCTGCCCGCCCACGGCAGCCTCGAGCTGAACAATCGCTACAGCGCGGACACCTCCGAGCTCCGCCTGAATGGCTCGCTGTCCTACGACAATCTCTGGCAGCTCGGCCACTCCGCGGGCCTCAGCTTCCAGATCGCGCCCGAGGACATCGATGACGCGCGCGTCTTCACCGGCTACTACATGGCGCGCATGCTGGATCACCCCGACTGGGCGATCATGCTGCAGGGCACGAAGCAGGATAGCGACGTGGCCACGCTCGGCGGTGCGAATTCGCTCGGCCGCGGCGAGATCATCGGCCTCCGCGCGATCAAGACGCTGCCGCCCGCGAAGAATCTCTACCACTCGCTCAGCGTCGGCTTCGACTACAAGAACTACGATGACGAGACGGTCATCGCCGGTGTCTCGCTGCCAGCGCCCATCACCTACTACCCCTTCAGCGCGCTCTACACCGCGTCCATCCAGGGCGGCGCGGCGACGAAGGACAAGGTGGACCGCATCGACATCAATGCCGGTCTCACCTGGGGCTTCCGCGGGCTGGGCGACTCGGCCTACGACTACGCGACGAAGCGCTACCAGGCGACCGGCGGCTTCATCTACTTCCGCGGCGACATCTCGAAGACGCGCGACCTGACGAACGGCTACCAGTGGTTCGCCAAGATCCAGGGCCAGGCGTCGAACGAGCCGCTGGTGAATGCCGAGCAATTCTCCGCGGGCGGTCTCGGCACCGTGCGCGGCTACCTGGAGTCCGAGGTGGTGGGGGACAATGCGATCTTCGGCACCTTCGAATTCCGCAGCCCGTCCCTGCTCCCCGAGAGCTGGAAATACGGCGATGAGGATGACCTCCGCGTCTATGCCTTCATCGAGGGCGGCGTGACCAGCATCCACGAGGCGCTGCCCGGCCAGGACAGCGGCGAGCAGCTCGGCAGTGTCGGCATCGGCACGCGCGGGAGATTGTTCGACCACCTCAACGGATCCTTGGATGCCGCCTATCCCATCTTCGACCGACCTGCCGGCCGCGAGCAGGACGTGATGTACACCTTCCGCCTGTGGGGCGATTTCTAACAGACGCTCCCGCCCGCTCCTTCTTCTCTCCGACACGCCCGCATCTCCTCCATGACCCTCCGTCTTCTCTCCATCCCCTTCCTGCTCGCCGCAGCCCCGCTTCTCGCCGCTGAAGAAGGCGGCGGCTCCTGGTGGAATCCCGCGTGGACGCAGCGCCAGAAGATCACCATCGACGCCGCCTCGGACACGAAGCTGCCCGATGCCACCGGTGCTGCGAATATCCTGCTGCGCCTGCACGAGGGGAATTTCCAATTCACCGCCGCAGCCGAGGGCGGTGCGGACATGCGCTTCGTCTCCGAGGACGGCGCGACCGTGTATCCGCACCAGGTGGAGAAGTATGACTCGCTGATGAACGAGGCATTCGTCTGGGTGAAGCTCCCCGAGGTCTCCCCCGGCAGCCAGACGGTCGCGAATCTCTACTACGGGAATGCCGCGCCGGATGCCGCCGCCGCATCCACCGAGACCTACGACGCCGACACCGCCGCGATCTATCACTTCGCCGAGGCTTCCGGCAATCCCGCCGACTCTACCTCGAACGAGAACAATGCCACCACCCCCGGCATGGCCGCGGAGGGCTCGCTCGTCGGCAATGGCCTCCGCCTGCTCGGCAGCGGCGAGCCGGTGAGCATCCCCGCCAGCCCCTCGCTCGCATG
The sequence above is drawn from the Luteolibacter flavescens genome and encodes:
- a CDS encoding ShlB/FhaC/HecB family hemolysin secretion/activation protein, with the translated sequence MPVPASSSSLRLAPRFLGAGWLWLGAATLPAAAQDSPAAASNSSPGPAAEAAPVPRPMYIRQYRVRGSKTLSAAEVQSAVYPYLGPGRLPSDVDQARAALEKAYHEKGYKAVSVFIPEQRIRQGIVTLQVEENPVGRLRVRGAQFTSPSALTRQAPSMQEGKPLDFTRLTDEVMAMNQLPGRTVTPSLKPGVVPGTVDVDLEVKDELPAHGSLELNNRYSADTSELRLNGSLSYDNLWQLGHSAGLSFQIAPEDIDDARVFTGYYMARMLDHPDWAIMLQGTKQDSDVATLGGANSLGRGEIIGLRAIKTLPPAKNLYHSLSVGFDYKNYDDETVIAGVSLPAPITYYPFSALYTASIQGGAATKDKVDRIDINAGLTWGFRGLGDSAYDYATKRYQATGGFIYFRGDISKTRDLTNGYQWFAKIQGQASNEPLVNAEQFSAGGLGTVRGYLESEVVGDNAIFGTFEFRSPSLLPESWKYGDEDDLRVYAFIEGGVTSIHEALPGQDSGEQLGSVGIGTRGRLFDHLNGSLDAAYPIFDRPAGREQDVMYTFRLWGDF